The following nucleotide sequence is from Scheffersomyces stipitis CBS 6054 chromosome 4, complete sequence.
CTACGTTCCTCAGAAAGGTCCAAGTTCATGCCCTAACGGAAGCAGCTGTCCCAACAAACATGTGTCATCTATGTACAATAATAAGATTGTGTGTAAGCATTGGTTGAGAGGACTTTGTAAGAAGAATGATCATTGTGAGTTTTTGCATGAATACAACTTGAGAAAGATGCCTGAATGCTTGTTCTACTCTAAGAATGGATTTTGTACGCAGACTCCAGAATGCCTATATTTGCACATTGACCCACAGCTGAAGATACCGGCATGCCCCAGCTACGAGAAAGGATTCTGTCCCGATGGTCCCAACTGTACCAAAAGACATGTAAGAAAGATATTGTGTCCGCTTTATGTGTCTGGATTCTGTCCTAAGGGTCCGGAATGTGAGTTCACCCATCCAAAGTTCGATATCGTGTTAGGAAGAATGAGAATTAAGCCGGATGTGGCGACAATATTAGCTagacagaaagaaaaggaagaatcCGAAGAAGGCGCTAAGGAAGAAGCCAAGGATGAGAAAATAGCCAACAAGCgtgaattggaagaaccaGAGGATGCAATTGAATCTTCGAAGAGACACAAGACAGTATAAACTTCCCTGAATGTATTTTACATAAATGTGAGACACATTAGTACTCCTTACAATATATAGCTTACATATCGCATTAATGAATTTAAGACTATGATCAAAATTTGTAATCATTAAATCAGCACTATACTCTAAATTTCCTTAtttgctttctttcttgtggTGTCAAAACCCAGTTGATACCAATgacttcattttcttccacCTCCTCTCCGTCTTCTAGATGCTTGTTGCTCTGGTTGACATGTTTAATACTTTCGTCATACTCGTCGTCATCCATGCCAACCAACAAGACAAGCTGGGTAACTTTAACAAATTTCTCACGAAGTCGGTAGTTGGATTCACAGACTTCATTAATCAAGAAAGACAAGtccttttccaatttgatGGCTCCCAATTCGTTGATCttaaacttcttgatgacagtgatcaacttcttttcaataaGATTAGCCAAATTGACCACCAATAGTCTCATGAGTTTCAGAAAAATTAATGTCTTATGCAACGTTTGAATGTATGGACGAATCAAAGATTGCCATATAGTGGTAAACTTAATCAACAACGAGTTGTCGTTAAGTACACCAGATGAGTAAATAATGTAGTTGGAATCACTAGATTCCGGGAAAAGCTCGTTGATAGACTGAACAAGTTTATTTTTGATGGACTGGTTGTAGAGATTCACTATACTGTCACTGATTatcttgttggtgatgCTGATGAACGGATCTATGAACtcgttcttcaatatcaactCAACCTTTTCTCTATCTTTTCCGAACGGGAATGCATTATTTAAATAGTTTGGGTTTTTAATGATATTGTCAAACACTTTTGAGAAATACTCCTGGCCCATGGCTACCGTATTCAAATAAAGGAgaaacagcaacaacttaGGGTTATTAGGAGCTGTCTGAAGTCCTCCAACGATAGCTGAAGCACCTCCACTACTAACTACATTACCCAATGCGCTGGAGGCACCTTTGAGGAAACCCATGCCAGATGTAGAACTGGGCTCAGGAGTACCGCTTCTGGTTATTCCGGGACTGGAAGTTCCACTTAATGCATTAGCAGTGCTCAAGGTAGAAACCAACGATAACGTCTGGTTGTAACGTGGCTGGTTGTcattcaagttcttgatgaaaaaGGCATTGATCAAATCGTGTTGGATCACAGCAAAGCTTTCACTTATAAACTTCTTCACGGTTGACGGAATACTGGAATCTATAACATTACGAAGCATTGAATTCAACACCAACGTCACGTCCTCAATAACAGAAGAACATGGTACCTGTTCTGGGGCTGTGGATTTTTCATGAACATTAGGGTTGTACAACAAGAACGTCTCCAATGAGGGCAACTCTTCTATGGTGATTGCTTTCTCCAAAGACCGGCGGAAATAAAAAATGTACAAGTTCTCAAATGACGGGAGATACTTGTTGTGGATTTTTTTTgtgaagttggaattgagTATTAAGTCCGGCAATTTCAACTCCTTTCCATCAGTAGACTCATCCTTGAAGTACTTAACGGTGATAAACTTACAGTACAAAGACCAGTGATGAAGTATAGTGGCCAACTCATTAATGAGATCTCCTACTTGCACAATCGAAACTAAGTcatttgtagaattcaaGTCAACGTTTTCCTCCAGTAATCTGTTTTCATTCATCTGCTCCTGTAGTTCATTCATTCTTCTTGCGAGCACAGGAaagttgtacaacttgATATCCTGGAAGTACTTGTCTAATCTCCGGACATCGTAGAATGTGTCTGCTACAATTCCTATCTGGGTGTCGATTTCGTTCTGGATACGAGAAATCACATAGTTCAAGGCGTTGGGGTATGTTGAACTATAGTACCTCTTTATCAACGGCCCATGTTGTGAAAGCATCATGGAAATGCTCTCAAACAACTGGATGGTTATCGTAGAGAAAATGCCTACTTTCAAGTCTGCGGCATTAACAGTGGAGGTAGAAGTTACTAGATTCTTCAGTGTATCGCTGATAATTTGACAGATGAACTTCGAGTAGCAATTCAAAccgatttcttcttggttaATCAAGGGAAATAGCTGGAAATATTTCGTTAGTTGTTCTACATTTTTGTCATGAGCAGCGtcgttgaacttcttcttgaatattTCAGTCAACTGAGCAATCCAGCCGTTGATGGTTACCTCTGGCAACTCCGGGATATCAGTTGACGGGATAACCACAGATGCAAACTTGCCGTTAATAAGCTCTTTAGATAGTTTAGAAGTAATGGTATGGATACACTGCGCTGCAACTTCCCAGTTACTATGTTCTATAGCATAGTTTGCCTGGTTGATATTGTTACGAAGCAATTGAATATCTGAAACAAACTCAAGAGTTTTGTTGACATTTCCAATTTCCTCgtccaacgacttgatttTAAATGTCAATGAATGGCCCAAGTCATTGGCACTATGGAAAAGATTCAGTAGCTCGTTCGAGTTGGCTATGGTAGAAGACAACTTGGTAGCTCTGTTCAACTCAATGCTCGTAATTTCCTGCTGAAAACGCTTCAGCTTCAACGCCACATAGTAGCTCAACTCATTATCGATTTTTTCAGTGGCCTCATCGATCAGTTCTATCAATGCTACGAGATCGTTGGGACTAGTGGCTTCCTTATATAGGAGTGACAATTGGTCTAGATTCCTAGCCAATTCCGCTTCTCCAAGCGACGCAAACAAATTGGACGACTGGGAATCGTACGAAGATTTCAGCATAACGCGTGAATTCGAACGAATAGTCTACTTGGCAAAAAGGAAGCCTTGGTGGTTTATAGTGAGATTTGGCTTTATTACTTCTCTGAATATGGTAGTGGTGTCAATACATAGATGTCGCACTCGATccactgaaaaatcgagTGTCGCGATTGTCGCAAAATGAGAGTAAAATGCAGGATATTCATATACTTGAGTTAAGATGGTTTGTTTCGTCTATAGAAAAAATAGGATGCGGAtaaagaatgaagaaacGGGAAGAAACAAATGGTTCAGcccaagagaagaatttgtCTAAAATCTAATTCATATAATGGCCTTGTTTCGTATTcgaaaaaaaaagaatagaCTTtaaccaaagaagatcGCTATCTACAAAATCTTGGACTGTATATACCTGTTATCAAAGATGGAGCACGtgactgaaaaatggagCACGTCTACACTCTAAACTCTACGTCTACAAGTAAATCTGTGCATAGATTCTAATTTATTGGTATCGAATACACATCCAGAGTGTCGTACCTAAACAGTGATAACTTaaaaaagagaattgaaatgaagGCAAAGAAAACTGTACTCACAATTTAAGCTAATGAGCCCATAGGATCATAATAAGGCAAGACAGTGAAGTCTTTACCCTTCCAAGTATCATATGTCTTCTTAGAGGcatacttcttgttggtgaCAATCTGGAACACGTATTCACTGAACCATTCGTCCGACATAACAAAGTAACCCTTGTCGCCGACGGCATCACCCCACGAATTCTCGATCTTCCATCTGACAGGAAGCTGAGTTACAGGATCAAGGTGAACACCAGTAATCACCATAGCATGGGTCATTTGAGATGAGCCGGTTCTCAATCTTTCAGCCTTGTCCAAACCCAAGGAGATATTGAAAGCCAACTTGTAGTCGTATGCTGTAACGTCCAAAACACCAGAAGACCTGTCACCAAACTTGCCTACATcagaaccaaagaagatggGCTCATCGTccttcaacatcttgatAGCAACCAGCTTGATCTCGTCAATTTCAGTATTGACGTATTCGATCTTCTTACCGCCTAAAATGTTGTTTAATCTGTCCACAGTATACAACTTATCATAGTCGTTTCTAGGGTCGTGGATCAACGAGAAGTGTTTAGCGGCATCAAGTCTGACATGGTCCCTGTAGAAGTCTCTAGGATTCGTTTGATAGGACTTGTACTTGCCATCCTTGTCGATGTATTCCCAAGTGAAAGGTTCATCAGCATTTGGTGGAGAACCCAaagccaaagaaagaatcttGAACACAGTATAGACGGTTGCACCCTTAAGAATTTCAATGACAGGCTGAGGTGCCTTTTCTTGGTACAATCTTCTGATGATCAAAGCAGCTTCCCTCAACTTCTCGGTGACCAAATAGTTCAAAGGAGAAGAGTTTGAGGCTTGGGCATTATCTGGGAACACTTGGTGTGGAACAAGACCGTATTTCTCTACCAAGTTGACAATCATATCCCATTGACCACCGTCACCAACAGGACTGGAAAGAAGATACTGAACTAATCTTGAGTCCAAGTCGTGATCAGCAGTGTCGGCGATGTtatccaagaagaaatgagatttttccaatttgtcatagaagaaaagataagCTTGCGACAACTGGAACAGATCATCCTTCAAGTTATAATTCTTGATAACCAGAGTTCTGAACACATTGGAAGCAGCAAAGATCCAACATCTACCGGACAGTTtttggttgttgaaatAGGAAGGTGATCCAATTGTCTTGACTGtgacgttgaagaagtactGGTCCTTTAAGACAGTTTCGACGTCTGACTTGGCGATAATCAGCTGGATAGGATTGATAGCAAGAGAGTTCTGAACCAATTTGTTCTTATCGTCTCTCAAGACGTCACCTTTCCAACCATCAAGCAATCCGACGGAAATACCTGGCCAAATACCGTTGCCATCACcattgtcttcatcttctttggcttcgACGTCTTCTCTTGAGACATCCATTCTACTCAATAAGTGTGAATACGAATCGTACTGCGACAGAGAAGACGAGTACGAAACCTTTTCGTTAAAGGTTTCCTCGGTAGTAGTCTTGACTTCCTTCGATGTGTTGGAGCCCATTGTAGAATTAGTTGGTTATGTTGGAAACCAGATCAGATCCcaaatcaatttcaaagtGGCTAAAATAGCGTAGGTAAATTGTAGGTTAGATGTAGAAGGCAGCTGTAGGTAATTGTTGTAATACAGTTCCGGTAATTCCACTGGATAGTATTCTATTATTACAAGTCAATTGAAGTGCTATTTCTACTTGATCCCAAAAGAAAGGAAGATTGAATTTCAGGGAATTGCCCCCCTTATATCTATAGTTATACCACAAAGACGCACGGCTCCAAGATAAGGATTTCTACCGAAGCGGTTATGGATCC
It contains:
- a CDS encoding cleavage and polyadenylation specificity factor (go_function nucleic acid binding), whose translation is MLHLNPILHPDTRNKRFKFEQFLRKEYNFGLDPDRPVCQFYVPQKGPSSCPNGSSCPNKHVSSMYNNKIVCKHWLRGLCKKNDHCEFLHEYNLRKMPECLFYSKNGFCTQTPECLYLHIDPQSKIPACPSYEKGFCPDGPNCTKRHVRKILCPLYVSGFCPKGPECEFTHPKFDIVLGRMRIKPDEEAKDEK
- a CDS encoding oligomeric Golgi complex 4, with the protein product MSKSSYDSQSSNLFASLGEAELARNLDQLSLLYKEATSPNDLVALIESIDEATEKIDNELSYYVALKSKRFQQEITSIELNRATKLSSTIANSNELSNLFHSANDLGHSLTFKIKSLDEEIGNVNKTLEFVSDIQLLRNNINQANYAIEHSNWEVAAQCIHTITSKLSKELINGKFASVVIPSTDIPELPEVTINGWIAQLTEIFKKKFNDAAHDKNVEQLTKYFQLFPLINQEEIGLNCYSKFICQIISDTSKNLVTSTSTVNAADLKVGIFSTITIQLFESISMMLSQHGPLIKRYYSSTYPNALNYVISRIQNEIDTQIGIVADTFYDVRRLDKYFQDIKLYNFPVLARRMNELQEQMNENRLSEENVDLNSTNDLVSIVQVGDLINELATILHHWSLYCKFITVKYFKDESTDGKELKLPDLILNSNFTKKIHNKYLPSFENLYIFYFRRSLEKAITIEELPSLETFLLYNPNVHEKSTAPEQVPCSSVIEDVTLVLNSMLRNVIDSSIPSTVKKFISESFAVIQHDLINAFFIKNLNDNQPRYNQTLSLVSTLSTANALSGTSSPGITRSGTPEPSSTSGMGFLKGASSALGNVVSSGGASAIVGGLQTAPNNPKLLSFLLYLNTVAMGQEYFSKVFDNIIKNPNYLNNAFPFGKDREKVELILKNEFIDPFISITNKIISDSIVNLYNQSIKNKLVQSINELFPESSDSNYIIYSSGVLNDNSLLIKFTTIWQSLIRPYIQTLHKTLIFSKLMRLLVVNLANLIEKKLITVIKKFKINELGAIKLEKDLSFLINEVCESNYRLREKFVKVTQLVLLVGMDDDEYDESIKHVNQSNKHLEDGEEVEENEVIGINWVLTPQERKQIRKFRV
- a CDS encoding aminopeptidase and bleomycin hydrolase (go_function cysteine-type endopeptidase activity~go_process proteolysis and peptidolysis), producing the protein MGSNTSKEVKTTTEETFNEKVSYSSSLMDVSREDVEAKEDEDNGDGNGIWPGISVGLLDGWKGDVLRDDKNKLVQNSLAINPIQSIIAKSDVETVLKDQYFFNVTVKTIGSPSYFNNQKSSGRCWIFAASNVFRTSVIKNYNLKDDSFQLSQAYLFFYDKLEKSHFFLDNIADTADHDLDSRLVQYLLSSPVGDGGQWDMIVNLVEKYGLVPHQVFPDNAQASNSSPLNYLVTEKLREAALIIRRLYQEKAPQPVIEILKGATVYTVFKILSLALGSPPNADEPFTWEYIDKDGKYKSYQTNPRDFYRDHVRLDAAKHFSLIHDPRNDYDKLYTVDRLNNILGGKKIEYVNTEIDEIKSVAIKMLKDDEPIFFGSDVGKFGDRSSGVLDVTAYDYKLAFNISLGLDKAERLRTGSSQMTHAMVITGVHLDPVTQLPVRWKIENSWGDAVGDKGYFVMSDEWFSEYVFQIVTNKKYASKKTYDTWKGKDFTVLPYYDPMGSLA